Within the Mycobacterium gordonae genome, the region GCGCGAACTGGCCGCCGAGCGTTGCCGCGACGCGGGGCTGGAGCTGCGTATCCCCCGGCCGCGACTGTGCACCGACAACGGCGCGATGATCGCCTCCTTCGCGGCGCATCTGGTGGCCGCCGGCGCGGCTCCGTCACCGTTGGACGCGCCGAGTGATCCCGGATTGCCCGTGGTGCGCGGGCAGGTGGTCGGTTGATGTTCGCTCAGCGCATAGAAGCACCGGGGCACCCTTGAGTGCTAGCACTCTCATGTATAGAGTGCTAGGTGGCAGTCGGACGACCCTGGTGTCGGCACCCGCGACGACGGCGCGAGGGATCCGGACGATTGCCAAATCACCTGGTAATTCGGACGGTGCGGGGTAGCCCCGGACCGACCGCCAACTCCGGTCGGGGCAGACGCTCCGGACCCGATTCAACTAGTGGAGGGCTCCAATCGTGGCGAAGGTCAACATCAAGCCACTCGAGGACAAGATTCTCGTACAGGCCAACGAGGCCGAGACCACGACCGCATCCGGTCTGGTCATTCCCGACACCGCCAAGGAGAAGCCCCAGGAGGGCACCGTCGTCGCAGTCGGCCCCGGCCGTTGGGACGAAGACGGCGAAAAGCGGATCCCGCTCGACGTCGCTGAAGGTGACACCGTCATCTACAGCAAGTACGGCGGCACTGAAATCAAGTACGGCGGCGAGGAATACCTGATCCTGTCGGCGCGCGACGTGCTGGCTGTCGTTTCCAAGTAACACTGGTCGTTTGAAGTAACGCAACGTGTTCCGCCCCGGCGATCCCCGCGCGCAAGCGCGGGCGATTTCCGGGGCGGCATGCGTTACTAGCTGGGCGAAGGAGCCTCATGAGCAAGTTAATTGAGTACGACGCGACCGCACGTCGCGCGATGGAAGCGGGCGTCAACAAACTCGCCGACGCGGTCAAGGTGACCCTCGGGCCCGGTGGCCGCCACGTGGTGCTGGCCAAGGCATTTGGTGGGCCGCAGGTGACCAACGACGGCGTCACCGTCGCACGCGAGATCGACCTGGAAGACCCGTTCGAGAATCTCGGTGCGCAGTTGGTGAAGTCGGTCGCCACCAAGACCAACGACGTGGCGGGCGACGGCACCACCACCGCGACCGTGCTGGCCCAGGCCCTGGTCAAGGGCGGACTGCGGCTGGTCGCCGCGGGGGTCAACCCAATCGCCCTGGGTTCGGGCATCAGCAAGGCCGCCGACGCGGTATCCGAGGCGCTGCTGGCCGCGGCCACACCGGTGTCGGGGAAGGAAGCCATCGCCCAGGTGGCGACGGTGTCTTCGCGCGACGAGCGACTGGGCGACCTGGTCGGCGAGGCCATGAGCAAGGTCGGTCATGACGGCGTGGTGAGCGTGGAGGAGTCCTCGACGCTGGACACCGAGCTGGAATTCACCGAAGGCGTGGGCTTCGACAAGGGCTTCCTGTCGGCCTATTTCGTCACCGACTTCGACTCCCAGGAGGCTGTCCTCGACGACCCGCTGATCTTGCTGCACCAGGACAAGATCAGCTCGTTGCCCGACCTGCTGCCGCTACTGGAGAAGGTCGCCGAATCGGGCAAACCGCTGCTGATCATCGCCGAGGACGTCGAGGGTGAGGCGCTGGCGACGCTGGTCGTCAACTCCATTCGTAAGACGCTGAAGGCCGTCGCGGTCAAGTCGCCGTTCTTCGGCGACCGCCGCAAGGCCTTCATGCAGGACCTGGCCATCGTGACCGGCGGCGAGGTGGTCAACCCCGACGTCGGCTTGCTGCTGCGCGAGGTGGGCCTTGAGGTGCTGGGTTCGGCCCGACGCGTGGTGGTCAGCAAGGACGACACCATCATCGTCGACGGCGCCGGCTCGAAGGATGCGGTCGACAACCGGGTCAAGCAGCTGCGCGCCGAGGTCGAAGCCAGCGACTCCGATTGGGACCGCGAGAAGCTGCAGGAACGCGTCGCCAAGCTGGCCGGAGGGGTGGCCGTCATCAAGGTCGGCGCCGCCACCGAGACTGCTCTCAAGGAGCGCAAGGAAAGCGTCGAGGACGCCGTCGCTGCGGCCAAGGCCGCGGTCGAAGAGGGCATCGTCCCCGGCGGCGGCTCGGCGCTGATTCAGGCACGCCACGTGCTCGAGTCGCTGCGCAACGAGCTCAGCGGCGACGAGAAGCTCGGCGTCGACGTGTTCTCCGAGGCGCTGGCCGCTCCGCTGTACTGGATCGCGACCAACGCCGGGCTGGATGGTGCTGTCGCGGTCAACACGGTCAACGGGCTACCCACCGGGGAGGGGCTCAATGCCGCCACCCGGACCTACGGGGACCTCGGCGCCGCGGGCATCGTCGACCCGGTCAAGGTGACCCGCTCGGCCGTGCTCAACGCCTCTTCGGTGGCCAGGATGGTGCTCAGCACCGAGACGGCCGTCGTCGAGAAGCCGGCCGATGAGGAAGACGACCACGGCCACGGCCACGGTCATCACCACCACTGAGTTCAGTAATTCGACGAGACACCCCCGGATCCTGTTGGGCCGGGGGTGTCTCGCTTCTGGTCGGTGCGGCGGTGGTTACGCTGCGGATGTGCAGTCATTGCCGCAAGCCCGGGAGGCGGCACGGGCCCGATCGGCGTCACTGTCACAAGGCGTGACCGCTTACCACGTCGTCGGAGACGATGGTCCATGGGTGGTGCTGGTTCACGGCCTCGTCACCCCGAGCCATGCATGGCAGGCGTTGTCCGAAGCGCTTGCCGCTCAGGGGTTTCGCGTGCTGCGTTACGACCAGTTCGGTCGCGGGCTGTCGGACCGGCCGCCGGCCAGGTACGACCTCGACCTCTATGTCCGGCAACTGCGCGAACTGGTGGACACACTCGGGATCGAGAGCATGCATCTGATCGGGTGGTCGATGGGCGCGCTCATCGTGACTCGTTTCGCCGCCGAGAGTCCTGACCGCACCGACAGCATCGGACTCATCGCGCCCGGGCTCTATGCGTCCGGGACGCTGAAGATTCTCGCCCAGTCGTTTTTGCGACTGCCCGGTGCCCACAGACTCGTTGCCTCGCGCATCGATGACGTCATCGATCGCCTGGAATGCCAGCATCTGAGTCGTCCAGACCGATTCCCGGACTACAACGAGCAAGCCCGGGAACAGCTGCAGTTCCCGGGCATGGCCGAATCGTTCGCGTCGACCGTCGCCAACTTTCCTGCCCACGCCGGGGACCAGTGGGCCGCCGTGGGACGACATCCGCGTCCGGTGCTCGTGGTGTGGGGCACCGAGGACTCCGTCACCCCGTATGCCAACCATCGGCGCGTCCTGCAGTTGTATCCCGGCGCGGAGTTGCTGACCGTCCACGGCGCCAGACATGCCCCGCATCTCGACCACTCCGAGGTCGTCCATCCGGCCATCCTGCGGCACCTGATGGCGGCAGAGAACCGACCCTGACCGCGTATTGCGCACTGCGATGAATTTCCCGCCCCGGACATGTCATATCCAGCGTGCCGTCTTCGTAGACACCATGAGGGGCCACCACCCGGCGAGCCCGCCTAGTCCTAGGAGCATGTGATGCCGCAATACTTCCTGGCCGTCAACCACGACGCCGACGACACCGCCGCAATGGCGGAGATGAGCATCGAACAGATGCAGCCGATCTTCGATGCCGTCGACGCGTTCAACAACAAGCTGCAGGCCGCGGGCGCCTGGGTGTTCGCCGGCGGTCTGATGCCGCCGGAATCGACCACCACCGTCGACCACACCGGTGAGACGGCCATCGTCACCGACGGCCCGTACACCGAGTCGAAGGAGTACTTGGGCGGTTTCTGGGTCATCGAGGCCGCCGACCTCGATGCCGCCTTGGACTGGGCGAAACAGGGGTCCAAGGCTTGCCAGGGTCGCGTCGCAGTGCGCCCGTTCCAAGGCTGAGCACCGACGGCGCGTGGACGCGATCGAGCGGGTCTTCCGCGAGGAGTACGGGCGGGTGATCGCCTCGCTGGTGCGCCGCTTCGGCGATATCGACATCGCCGAAGAGGCGGCCGGCGAGGCTCTGCTGAGCGCGCTGGAGCGATGGCCGCACGACGGGATTCCGCCCAATCCGGCCGGCTGGCTCACGACGACCGCGGCCAACAAGGCGATCGACCGGCTGCGCCGCGAATCGCGACGCTGGTCAAAACACCTGGCGGCACACATGATTCACGATGACACCGGACACGAACCGACCGGTCCCGTTCCGGACGAACGGCTGCGGTTGATCTTCACCTGCTGTCATCCGGCGCTCGCGCCCGAGGCCCGGGTGGCGTTGACGCTGCGACTGCTCTGCGGGCTCACCGCCGCCGAGATCGCCGCCGCGTTTCTCGTCAGCGAAACGACGATGGCTCAGCGAATCAGCCGGGCGAAGAAGAAGATCGCGGATGCGCATATCCCGTATCGGGTGCCCGCGACCGAGGACCTCGGCGAGCGGGTGGCGGCGGTGCTTGCCGTGATCTACCTCGTCTTCAACGAGGGTTACCTGTCCACCGCTGGGTGGGCGGTGCGCGATGACCTCAGCACCGAGGCGATCCGACTAGGCCGAACCCTGCACGCGTTGCTACCTGACCTGCCCGAGGTCACGGGTCTACTGGCGTTGATGCTGCTCACCCAGTCCCGCCGGCCGAGCCGGATCGCCGACGGCGAACTGGTGCCACTGCACGAACAGGACCGCAGCCAATGGGACCGTGAGCTGATCGAGGAGGGACACGCTCTGGTCCGAAAGTGCCTGTCCATCAACCGGCCCGGTCGCTATCAAGTGCTCGCGGCGATCAACGCGGCGCACACCGACTCGGCGACCGCTGCCGACACCGACTGGTCCCAGATCGCCGAACTGTATCGACAGCTGATGACCTACGACCCCGGGCCCGTCGCCCAACTCAACTATGCGATCGCTGTCGCCGAACTCGACGGGCCCGAGGTCGCGCTGGCCCGGGTGGACCGACTGCCGCCGGCGGGCATGCAGCGTTACCACGCATTCCACGTCACCCGCGCCGAGTT harbors:
- the groES gene encoding co-chaperone GroES, producing MAKVNIKPLEDKILVQANEAETTTASGLVIPDTAKEKPQEGTVVAVGPGRWDEDGEKRIPLDVAEGDTVIYSKYGGTEIKYGGEEYLILSARDVLAVVSK
- a CDS encoding alpha/beta fold hydrolase, with protein sequence MTAYHVVGDDGPWVVLVHGLVTPSHAWQALSEALAAQGFRVLRYDQFGRGLSDRPPARYDLDLYVRQLRELVDTLGIESMHLIGWSMGALIVTRFAAESPDRTDSIGLIAPGLYASGTLKILAQSFLRLPGAHRLVASRIDDVIDRLECQHLSRPDRFPDYNEQAREQLQFPGMAESFASTVANFPAHAGDQWAAVGRHPRPVLVVWGTEDSVTPYANHRRVLQLYPGAELLTVHGARHAPHLDHSEVVHPAILRHLMAAENRP
- a CDS encoding RNA polymerase sigma factor, whose product is MDAIERVFREEYGRVIASLVRRFGDIDIAEEAAGEALLSALERWPHDGIPPNPAGWLTTTAANKAIDRLRRESRRWSKHLAAHMIHDDTGHEPTGPVPDERLRLIFTCCHPALAPEARVALTLRLLCGLTAAEIAAAFLVSETTMAQRISRAKKKIADAHIPYRVPATEDLGERVAAVLAVIYLVFNEGYLSTAGWAVRDDLSTEAIRLGRTLHALLPDLPEVTGLLALMLLTQSRRPSRIADGELVPLHEQDRSQWDRELIEEGHALVRKCLSINRPGRYQVLAAINAAHTDSATAADTDWSQIAELYRQLMTYDPGPVAQLNYAIAVAELDGPEVALARVDRLPPAGMQRYHAFHVTRAELLRRLGRSAEARTAYEAAIALVDNPAERAYLTRRRDEAY
- the groL gene encoding chaperonin GroEL (60 kDa chaperone family; promotes refolding of misfolded polypeptides especially under stressful conditions; forms two stacked rings of heptamers to form a barrel-shaped 14mer; ends can be capped by GroES; misfolded proteins enter the barrel where they are refolded when GroES binds), yielding MSKLIEYDATARRAMEAGVNKLADAVKVTLGPGGRHVVLAKAFGGPQVTNDGVTVAREIDLEDPFENLGAQLVKSVATKTNDVAGDGTTTATVLAQALVKGGLRLVAAGVNPIALGSGISKAADAVSEALLAAATPVSGKEAIAQVATVSSRDERLGDLVGEAMSKVGHDGVVSVEESSTLDTELEFTEGVGFDKGFLSAYFVTDFDSQEAVLDDPLILLHQDKISSLPDLLPLLEKVAESGKPLLIIAEDVEGEALATLVVNSIRKTLKAVAVKSPFFGDRRKAFMQDLAIVTGGEVVNPDVGLLLREVGLEVLGSARRVVVSKDDTIIVDGAGSKDAVDNRVKQLRAEVEASDSDWDREKLQERVAKLAGGVAVIKVGAATETALKERKESVEDAVAAAKAAVEEGIVPGGGSALIQARHVLESLRNELSGDEKLGVDVFSEALAAPLYWIATNAGLDGAVAVNTVNGLPTGEGLNAATRTYGDLGAAGIVDPVKVTRSAVLNASSVARMVLSTETAVVEKPADEEDDHGHGHGHHHH
- a CDS encoding YciI family protein produces the protein MPQYFLAVNHDADDTAAMAEMSIEQMQPIFDAVDAFNNKLQAAGAWVFAGGLMPPESTTTVDHTGETAIVTDGPYTESKEYLGGFWVIEAADLDAALDWAKQGSKACQGRVAVRPFQG